One window of the Benincasa hispida cultivar B227 chromosome 3, ASM972705v1, whole genome shotgun sequence genome contains the following:
- the LOC120073009 gene encoding uncharacterized protein LOC120073009 — protein sequence MAEEFHESDIVFADHHRRQRRRHFFHPSLDYTQILVTTHGNSRNNTNDDGDDNNNNNNKDFIASLPVKIPETVFRYTSDMEELDEEWDSEDNNIVPPHVIIGRRVAGKMAFSVCTGNGRTLKGRDLSQVRNSILRMTGFLET from the coding sequence ATGGCCGAAGAATTCCACGAATCCGACATCGTATTCGCCGACCATCACCGCCGCCAACGTCGCCGCCATTTTTTCCACCCTTCACTCGACTACACCCAAATCCTCGTTACAACCCATGGGAACTCAAGAAACAACACCAACGACGACGGCGacgacaacaacaacaataacaacaaaGATTTCATCGCTTCTCTCCCCGTCAAAATCCCAGAAACCGTTTTCCGTTACACTTCCGACATGGAGGAGCTGGACGAGGAATGGGACAGTGAAGACAACAATATAGTACCACCGCACGTCATCATAGGGCGCCGCGTGGCCGGAAAAATGGCTTTCTCCGTCTGCACCGGCAACGGTAGGACGCTTAAGGGAAGAGATTTAAGTCAAGTTCGAAATTCTATTCTCAGAATGACCGGATTCCTCGAAACTTGA